The following coding sequences are from one Papilio machaon chromosome 8, ilPapMach1.1, whole genome shotgun sequence window:
- the LOC106707645 gene encoding uncharacterized protein LOC106707645 isoform X3 has product MFKDAKIVPQPSLVLDTMLTNRQGDPEETDDCDSEVKYEPLYKVREKRDGDWREVVQAPTENFVQRVRLETCTNTEASCFNALHLNSDIKTSCKQKYNKWEVLVRKGENDTEKIEVELPVCCSCVYKTTPFQNRFGTDKKMSTTKPPAKG; this is encoded by the exons ATGTTTAAGGACGCG AAAATAGTTCCTCAGCCATCTCTGGTGTTGGATACTATGTTGACAAACCGTCAAGGCGATCCTGAGGAAACTGATGATTGTGACAGTGAAGTGAAg tATGAGCCACTATATAAGGTACGTGAAAAGCGTGACGGAGATTGGAGGGAAGTAGTTCAAGCGCCTACGGAGAACTTCGTCCAGAGAGTTCGTTTGGAAACCTGCAC GAATACGGAAGCGTCTTGCTTTAATGCTCTCCATTTAAATTCGGACATCAAGACGTCTTGCAAAcagaaatacaataaatgGGAAGTGTTGGTGAGGAAAGGTGAAAATGATACGGAAAAAATTGAAGTAGAACTGCCAGTGTGTTGTTCTTGTGTGTATAAAACTACGCCTTTTCAAAACAGATTTGGCACTGATAAGAAAATGAGTACCACCAAACCTCCTGCTAAAGGTTAA
- the LOC106707645 gene encoding uncharacterized protein LOC106707645 isoform X2, with product MFKDAHNVHRWRRAINDSTRYPLENIAKIVPQPSLVLDTMLTNRQGDPEETDDCDSEVKYEPLYKVREKRDGDWREVVQAPTENFVQRVRLETCTNTEASCFNALHLNSDIKTSCKQKYNKWEVLVRKGENDTEKIEVELPVCCSCVYKTTPFQNRFGTDKKMSTTKPPAKG from the exons ATGTTTAAGGACGCG CACAATGTACACCGATGGCGGAGAGCAATAAACGATTCAACTCGATACCCTCTTGAAAACATCGCg AAAATAGTTCCTCAGCCATCTCTGGTGTTGGATACTATGTTGACAAACCGTCAAGGCGATCCTGAGGAAACTGATGATTGTGACAGTGAAGTGAAg tATGAGCCACTATATAAGGTACGTGAAAAGCGTGACGGAGATTGGAGGGAAGTAGTTCAAGCGCCTACGGAGAACTTCGTCCAGAGAGTTCGTTTGGAAACCTGCAC GAATACGGAAGCGTCTTGCTTTAATGCTCTCCATTTAAATTCGGACATCAAGACGTCTTGCAAAcagaaatacaataaatgGGAAGTGTTGGTGAGGAAAGGTGAAAATGATACGGAAAAAATTGAAGTAGAACTGCCAGTGTGTTGTTCTTGTGTGTATAAAACTACGCCTTTTCAAAACAGATTTGGCACTGATAAGAAAATGAGTACCACCAAACCTCCTGCTAAAGGTTAA
- the LOC106717883 gene encoding protein spaetzle — MLFKFINEIPGSQSFKPNIPKECEDIGICDDVPEYPQQYVTQLIDQINKINQTNFNTDIIELTERFGPEEENFEMCKSKEMLYSPLAARSVNGKKWYYIVNKKNEEAIQTFRVEVCTKQNGNCNSVASFALGNQGYCKQKYILRKMVALDYQGRTFEDYFVIPSCCSCVYRIL, encoded by the exons ATGTTGTTCAAAT TTATTAACGAAATTCCTGGCTCACAGTCTTTTAAACCAAATATACCTAAAGAATGCGAAGACATCGGCATCTGCGATGACGTACCGGAGTACCCACAGCAGTACGTGACGCAACTGATCGATCag aTTAACAAAATCAATCAAACCAATTTCAACACGGATATAATAGAGCTCACTGAGCGGTTTGGACCCGAAGAAGAAAACTTTGAAATGTGTAAATCAAAGGAAAtg CTTTATTCTCCGTTGGCAGCACGATCTGTTAACGGAAAAAAATGGTactatattgtaaataagaaaaacgAAGAGGCAATTCAAACATTCAGAGTCGAAGTTTGCAc TAAACAAAATGGAAATTGTAATAGTGTGGCGAGCTTTGCACTTGGAAACCAAGGATATTGCAAACAGAAATACATACTACGGAAAATGGTGGCATTAGATTACCAAGGACGTACCTTTGAAGATTACTTCGTCATTCCTAGTTGTTGTTCTTGTGTATACAGAATCTTGTGA
- the LOC106717877 gene encoding uncharacterized protein LOC106717877: MSWLYSCAICISLINLSATNHESMRRSRAVQRIDASSSGIIFPGQTSFKPKIPKDCETVGICDNIPEYPHGYVSQLIDRMSAVNLTKFNVDVIEPQIAQRIGPEEENLELCRSEESLYNPKAAKDTNEQWYYIINKVKDVQQTFRVDICHRQNVACKSVVHFAQGYEGMCKQKYILRSMVALDYNGEMIEKHFLVPSCCSCIYRVTELKLYS; the protein is encoded by the exons atgTCGTGGTTATACAGTTGTGCCATTTGTATATCGCTG ATAAACTTATCAGCGACGAACCATGAATCAATGAGGAGGTCGAGAGCTGTGCAGAGAATTGACG ctTCGAGCAGTGGCATTATATTCCCCGGGCAAACCTCCTTCAAGCCAAAGATCCCTAAAGATTGTGAAACAGTCGGCATCTGCGATAACATACCAGAATATCCGCATGGATACGTATCGCAGTTGATAGACCGG ATGTCAGCAGTCAACTTAACCAAATTCAACGTGGATGTCATAGAACCACAGATTGCTCAAAGGATAGGACCGGAGGAAGAAAATCTTGAGTTATGCAGGTCAGAGGAATCG CTGTATAACCCAAAAGCGGCAAAAGATACCAACGAGCAAtggtattacataataaacaaagTTAAGGATGTACAGCAGACCTTTCGAGTTGATATTTGCCA TCGGCAGAACGTTGCTTGCAAATCAGTAGTGCATTTTGCCCAAGGCTATGAGGGGATGTGCAAACAAAAGTACATCCTTCGCAGTATGGTAGCGCTTGACTACAACGGGGAAATGATCGAGAAACATTTCCTCGTCCCCAGTTGTTGTTCCTGTATTTATAGAGTGACtgaacttaaattatatagttAA